The Paracholeplasma manati sequence TGAAATGGTCTTAATTTCATCAATAATCTCCTCTATTTCTTTGGTTTGTAAGTCTATTTTATCGATATCAGCACTGACATGAATGAACAACACATTTGGGTGCTTTTTACCCATTTGATAATACGCATAATTACACAAATAACGCCCTGGATCATCCGAAATTTGAATACCCGATTTAACCCATGGTTCCAGTTGAAATGGGGTTTGATAGGTCTGACCATCATCGATGGTTTGCTGATTTATTTGGACCCCTGTATTGTCAGGGATTCGCATATCGATTTCGTTATACGCAAACTGTTCTAAAGATAAATACGAACGGTTCGCTTCACCCAACATAATGATGGCTTGGTAAAGCCCTACATTCAGTTGTTCAATCTCTGTTTTCGCACCAGAGATGGATACAGGTAATAACCGCTTATCGAAAACCTCATTCAAGCGCTCTAAAATCATCGATGAC is a genomic window containing:
- a CDS encoding pyroglutamyl-peptidase I family protein, whose product is MILITAFEPFGGKTWNASSMILERLNEVFDKRLLPVSISGAKTEIEQLNVGLYQAIIMLGEANRSYLSLEQFAYNEIDMRIPDNTGVQINQQTIDDGQTYQTPFQLEPWVKSGIQISDDPGRYLCNYAYYQMGKKHPNVLFIHVSADIDKIDLQTKEIEEIIDEIKTISIAR